The genomic region GCTTTTTCGCAAAGGGGTCGCGCCGCACCTCAGGCGCGCGCCGCACCCACGGTCACTCGTGATGGAGGTGGCGCAGCGCCCACATCAGCGCCACGCCGGCGGCGAGCGCGAGGGCCAGCTTGACCCTGGGTCCGCCGCGCCGGTGCAGGTCGGGGAGGATGTCGGACAGCGAGAGGTGCAGGAAGGTCCCGCAGCTCGCCGCGAGCGCCAGCGGCGTGAACGCCTGCAGCCCGAAGAGATCGCGGGCCGCGACGTAGAGCACCGCGCCCGCCGGCACCATGAGCGCGAAGGCGGCGTTCATCGCGAGGGCGCGCCGCCGCGACCAGCCCTCGGCGCGCAGGATGGCCGAGAGCGAGAAGCTCGACGGGATCTTGTGGGCCAGGATGGCCACGAACACCATGAGCCCGAGCGCCGCCCGCTCGTTGGCGGCGCCGAGCGCGAAGCCGTCGATGAGGGTGTGGAGCGAGAGCCCGACGAAGGCGGCGAGCCCCATGGTGTGGACGTCGCAGCCGGCGCCGCCCGGCCGCGGGTGCTCGTGGGAGTGGACGTGGGCGTGCGCGTGCGGGTGGGCGGCGCCCACGAGGCCGGTGTCGGCGGGCAGCCCGATCTCCTCCCCGGCGCCGGACGGCTCGAGCGCGGCCGCCGCGCCGCCCGGGTCGCAGACGTGCACGAGCACCCAGCGCTCCAGGGCGAAGAGGCAGAGGAACCCGACGGCCACGAACGGCAGGGCGCGGAGGATCCCGACCCCCTCCACCGCCTCCGGGAGCATGTGGAAGAAGGCCGCGCCCAGCATCACCCCCGCCGAGAAGGCGAGGAGCGGGTCGGAGCGGCGCACGCCGCCGAGCAGCGGCAGCACGCCGCCGGCGAGCGAGCCGGCGAGGATGGCGCCGGCGTAGAGGGCGAGGGTCCCGAGCTCGGTCACGGCTCGTCCACCGGGGTCGGGGCGATCGACGGGTCGAGCTCGAAGGCGGGGCTGCCGGGCGGGAAGTGGCGCTCGACGAGCGCCTCCACGCCGGCGAGCGTGTTCACCGACACCGCGTCGCGCCGGAAGGCCACGCCGCCGCGCCGCCCGCGCGTGTACCAGAGGAGGTGCCGGCGCAGCTCGCGCACGGCGTGGTCCTCGGCGACCTCCGGCCGCTCCCGCGGGCGCTGCGCGCGGCGGTGGTCGATCTGCATCCGCACGTGGCGCAGGATGGTGGAGACCCACTCGTCGCGGGTGAGCGGCGGCGCCGCCCGGCCCTCCTCGGCGCAGCGCAGCTCGCGGAAGATCCAGGGGTTGCCGCAGGCGCCGCGCGCCACGAGCACGAAGTCCACGCCGGTCTCGCGCTTCATGCGGAGCGCGTCCTGCGCGGTGAAGACGTCGCCCGAGCCGAGCACCGGGATGCCGACGGCCCGCTTCACCGCCGCGAGCCTCGTCCAGTCGGCGCGGCCGGAGTAGCCCTGCGCCCGGGTGCGCCCGTGCAGCGCGACCGCCGCCGCGCCGCCCGCCTCGGCCGCGCGGGCGACGTCCACGCAGTTCACCTCGTTCGCGTCCCAGCCGGCGCGGATCTTCACCGAGACCGGCACGCCGCCGGTGGCGGCGGCGACGGCGCGCACCGCCGCCTCGACGCGGGCGGGGTCGCGGGCCATGGCGGCGCCGGCGCCGGTGCCGCACACCTTCTTCACCGGGCAGGCCATGTTGATGTCCACGAGGTCGGCGCCCCGCTTGACCGCCTCGGCGCCGGCTCGCGCCAGCACCTCCGGCTCGGAGGCGAAGATCTGCACCGCGAAGGGGACCTCGGAGGGGTCGCGATCGAGGTAGCTCTCCGTCTGGAGGCTCCCGTGCAGGAGCCCGTGAGCGCTCACCATCTCGGTGTAGGCGAACGCCGCACCCATCTCGCGGCAGAGGAGCCGGAAGGGGCGGTCGGAGACGCCGGCGAGCGGCGCCAGGAAGAAGCTGCCGGAGAACTGGTGCGGTCCGATGTGCATGGGGCGGTGCGCGGCTGATGTAGCACGGCCGCCCCGCCGCCGGCACGTGATCCGGCGCCCGTCCCACGAGCCACCACACGAGCGCCTGACCCGCGCGCGGGGGCTCCAGAGCGGCAATTGCCCTCACGGGCCTTTGCCGGATACCATCCCGCACCTGAAATCAGGCAGCGGTCCGCCGCTGGCCCCCACTGCAAGCGGGTGATGATGCCGACGAGAATCCTCCTCGCGCCGATGGCGCTTTTCCTGGCGCTCCCCGCGCTGGCCCGCGAGCCCCTGGCCGCGGCGCCGCAGGGGCTGGCCCGCGCCGTCAAGCAGGAGATCGTCCCGGCGGCCCAGCCCAGGCCGCTCGAGGTCGCGCTGCCCGAGCTGCAGCCGGTCACCGACGAGGAGGACGCCGACGCCGAGGCGGGGGACGCCGCGGTGCCCGAGGTGGAGCGCCAGGCGATCGAGGCGCAGTCCAAGGAGATGAGCGAGCTGCAGGAGGCGGAGGCCAGGGCCCACCTCATGGAGGAGCCGCCCCCCGCGTCCGACGAGGCGGCCCGCGCCGGCGCGCGGCTCGGGCTGGAGTCGCCCCTTCGCCGCAGGCTGGAGGACGCCGGCGAGCGGCAGGAGGGCGCCACCTACGAGGCGCTCGGCCGCATCCCGGGCCTGCCGCAGATCGACCACGACCTGAAGCGGCTCCAGGCCGAGTACGACATCCCGATCGAGGTGAACGAGGCGGTCCTCTCGTACATCCGGTTCTTCCAGCAGCCGCTCCCGCGCAGCCACTTCGTGCGCTGGCTGGGCCGGGCCGAGAAGTACGTGCCGCGCTTCCGCGCCATCCTCCGCGAGGAGGGGCTGCCGGAGGACACGGTCTACCTCTCGATGATCGAGAGCGGCTTCGCCAACATGGCCTACAGCCGCGCCCGCGCCTCCGGCACCTGGCAGTTCATCGCCGAGACCGGGCGGCGCTTCGGGCTGAGGCAGGACTTCTGGGTGGACGAGCGGCGCGACCCCGAGAAGGCGGCGCGCGCCGGCGCGCGGTACCTGAAGGAGCTCTACCGCCAGACCGGCGACTGGAAGCTCGCGTGGGCCGGCTACAACGCCGGGGTCGGGAAGATCTACCAGGCCCAGCGCAAGGGGCAGAACGACTTCTGGACCATGACCCGCGGCCGCGTCCTCAAGGCCGAGACCAAGGGCTACGTCCCGAAGCTCATGGCGGCGGCCATCATCTCGAAGCACCCCGAGTCGTTCGGCTTCTCCGAGAAGGAGATCCAGGCCGAGCGGTGGGCCGACTACGAGCTCGTCCAGGTCCCGGCGGCGACCCCGATGTCGGCGGTGGCCCGGGCGGCCGAGGTGGAGGAGAAGGACCTCTTCGACCTCAACCCCGAGCTGCGCCGCTCCTGCACGCCGCCGCGCTCGTACCAGGTGAAGGTGCCGTCGGGGAAGGCCGAGGCGTTCGCGCGCAACTGGCCGGCGGTCTCGGCCGAGGCCGGCCAGATGGTCGCCCACCACAAGGTGCAGAAGGGTGAGAGCATGGCCTACCTCGCGCGGGCCTACGGCGTGCCGGCCGCCACGCTCGCGCGCATGAACGGGCTCCCGGCCAAGGGCCGTCCGAAGGCGGGCACCGAGCTGGTGGTGCCGCTCGAGGCGCTCGCCCGCGGCGAGGCCGCCGCCGTCCCCGCCGACCCGCCCGGCCCGCGCATGGTGAAGGTCGTGAAGTGGGTGAAGACCCGCCACGGCCGCAAGAAGGTGGTGAAGCTCGTGGCCCGCGACGACGACGTCGAGCTGGCCGCGGCGCCGGCGGCGAAGGACAGGAAGGGCGCCGGCGCCAGGAGCGCCACGGTGAAGCTGGCGCGCGCCGAGGCGGCCTCCACCGAGAAGCCGGAGCGGAGCGAGAAGCCCGGGAAGGCCGAGAAGGCCGCCGCCGCCGAGCGGCCCGAGGTGGCGCGCCGGGCGGACCGCGCCGATCCCGCCCGCGTGAAGGCCACGGTCCGGGTGAAGACCGGCGACTCGCTCTCCAGCATCGCCGCCCGGTACGGCGTGGGGCTCTCGGAGCTCTGCCGCTGGAACGGCATCAAGAGCCCGCGCAAGTACAAGCTCCACGCCGGCGGCCAGCTCGTGGTCTTCCGCAAGCCCGAGCGCTCCGCCGACGCGAGCAGCGGGGCGCGGCCGGTGCTGGCGCGAGACTGAGCGCCCTCCGGGGACCCCCTCGAAGGCGCCGCGGCGCCCGCTCGCGAGCGAGCGGAGGAGAGGGACCGAGCGGCCAGGCGGCCGCCGCGTGAGCACCCGGGGCGCCGCCAGCTCCGACGGGTCCCATCGTCGCAGCGTCCGGGCGGGTGAATAGCTTGAGGCCGCGCGCCGTCTGGCGTGTGAGCAGCTCGAACCCCATTCCAGGAGCACCCGATGAAGCGCCTCTTCGCAGCAGCCCTCGTCGCCTCCCTGGCCCTCGGCGCCGCCGCCGCGCGCGCCGACGACGCCAGCCTCTTCGCCTCGAAGTGCGCCGCCTGCCACGGCAAGGACGGCAAGGGCGGGTCGATGGCCAAGAGCCCCATCGCCGGCATGGCCGAGGCCGACGCCCACAAGGCGATCGCCGACGGCAAGGGCAAGATGCCCGCCTACAAGGGCAAGCTCTCCGACGCCGAGATCAGCGGGCTCGCGAAGTACGTGCACGGCTTGAAGTAACCGCCGCCCCCGCGACCCCGAGGGCCGCCGGCTCCCACGAGGGTGGGGCCGCGCGGCCCTCGCCGCGTCCGGGGCGCGGCGCGCCGCTCCCCGCCGCAGGAGGCGCCGAGCCCGTCCCGCGTCCC from Anaeromyxobacter paludicola harbors:
- the dusB gene encoding tRNA dihydrouridine synthase DusB, coding for MHIGPHQFSGSFFLAPLAGVSDRPFRLLCREMGAAFAYTEMVSAHGLLHGSLQTESYLDRDPSEVPFAVQIFASEPEVLARAGAEAVKRGADLVDINMACPVKKVCGTGAGAAMARDPARVEAAVRAVAAATGGVPVSVKIRAGWDANEVNCVDVARAAEAGGAAAVALHGRTRAQGYSGRADWTRLAAVKRAVGIPVLGSGDVFTAQDALRMKRETGVDFVLVARGACGNPWIFRELRCAEEGRAAPPLTRDEWVSTILRHVRMQIDHRRAQRPRERPEVAEDHAVRELRRHLLWYTRGRRGGVAFRRDAVSVNTLAGVEALVERHFPPGSPAFELDPSIAPTPVDEP
- a CDS encoding c-type cytochrome, producing the protein MKRLFAAALVASLALGAAAARADDASLFASKCAACHGKDGKGGSMAKSPIAGMAEADAHKAIADGKGKMPAYKGKLSDAEISGLAKYVHGLK
- a CDS encoding LysM peptidoglycan-binding domain-containing protein, giving the protein MALFLALPALAREPLAAAPQGLARAVKQEIVPAAQPRPLEVALPELQPVTDEEDADAEAGDAAVPEVERQAIEAQSKEMSELQEAEARAHLMEEPPPASDEAARAGARLGLESPLRRRLEDAGERQEGATYEALGRIPGLPQIDHDLKRLQAEYDIPIEVNEAVLSYIRFFQQPLPRSHFVRWLGRAEKYVPRFRAILREEGLPEDTVYLSMIESGFANMAYSRARASGTWQFIAETGRRFGLRQDFWVDERRDPEKAARAGARYLKELYRQTGDWKLAWAGYNAGVGKIYQAQRKGQNDFWTMTRGRVLKAETKGYVPKLMAAAIISKHPESFGFSEKEIQAERWADYELVQVPAATPMSAVARAAEVEEKDLFDLNPELRRSCTPPRSYQVKVPSGKAEAFARNWPAVSAEAGQMVAHHKVQKGESMAYLARAYGVPAATLARMNGLPAKGRPKAGTELVVPLEALARGEAAAVPADPPGPRMVKVVKWVKTRHGRKKVVKLVARDDDVELAAAPAAKDRKGAGARSATVKLARAEAASTEKPERSEKPGKAEKAAAAERPEVARRADRADPARVKATVRVKTGDSLSSIAARYGVGLSELCRWNGIKSPRKYKLHAGGQLVVFRKPERSADASSGARPVLARD
- a CDS encoding ZIP family metal transporter — encoded protein: MTELGTLALYAGAILAGSLAGGVLPLLGGVRRSDPLLAFSAGVMLGAAFFHMLPEAVEGVGILRALPFVAVGFLCLFALERWVLVHVCDPGGAAAALEPSGAGEEIGLPADTGLVGAAHPHAHAHVHSHEHPRPGGAGCDVHTMGLAAFVGLSLHTLIDGFALGAANERAALGLMVFVAILAHKIPSSFSLSAILRAEGWSRRRALAMNAAFALMVPAGAVLYVAARDLFGLQAFTPLALAASCGTFLHLSLSDILPDLHRRGGPRVKLALALAAGVALMWALRHLHHE